The genomic segment TGCAGACGATCTTCATGTCCGGCCCGCCTGCCGGTGGCCCAGCGCCGCAGTAATCCGGCGCCCCAGAAAGGCGCCGCTGCAAAATCAGTGAAAATCGCGTGATTTCGGGATCACGCGCGCATTGCGCGGGTGGCCTGCGTGATGGTGCCCACGGCTGCCCTGCAACGGACGGTTCACGTGATCCGCCCGGTCCACTGCCGGGCTGAGCAGATCGTCCGAAAGCCGGTTAAGGTCGCCCGTGGCATCGGCAAGATGCGTCACGATCACGTGGATCACATCCTCATCATACTCCACCCGCCCCCGCACTTCGAGCAGGCGGGCACCCATGATGACCGGCCGGAACCGCGCCATCGCATCGGGCCAGACCACCAGATTGGCCACCCCCGTCTCGTCTTCGATGGTGATGAAGCACACGCCCTTGGCCGATCCGGGACGCTGGCGGATCAGCACCACACCCGCCAGTTGCACCGTCGAACGCTGTCGCCGGGCGCGCAGATCCGCGCAGGTCTGGAATCCCCGATCCTGCAGCAAGGGTCGCAGGAAGCTCAACGGATGGGCTTTCAGGCTCAGCCGCTGGGTCTGGTAATCGGCCACCACCTCTTCCGAAAGCGGCATGGCGGGCAGGTGTGTGACGTTCCGTTCCGCCCCCTCATCCCGCGCCGCCATGGCGGCGAACAGGGGCAGTTCCGGCGCGGAGACGAGCGTACGCGCATCCCACAAGGCCTGCCGACGCGGCAGGGCCAGCGAGCCGAAGCAATCGGCAGAAGCGAGCCGTTCAACCTGCGCCGGGATAAGCCCTGCCCGCTCGCGCAATTCCGCTACGTCGCGAAAGGCCCCGCCCTCCGCCCGGGCGCCTACAAGCTTTGCCGCGGCATGTTCGGGGAAACCGTCCACCTGCAGCAAGCCAAGGCGCAGGGCGATCCTGCCTCCCGCCTCTTCAAGCGTACAGTCCCATTCCGAACAGTTCACATCTACCGGCAGCACTGTAACCCCATGGTCACGCGCATCGCGCACGATCTGGGCCGGGGCGTAAAAGCCCATGGGCTGGGAATTGAGCAGTGCCGCGGCAAAGGCCGCCGGATAATGGCATTTGAGCCAGCTTGAGGCATAGACCAGCAAGGCGAAACTCGCCGCATGGCTTTCCGGGAAGCCATATTCACCGAAGCCCTTGATCTGGTTGAAGCAACGCTGGGCAAATTCGGGATCGTATCCACGCGACACCATCCGGCCGACCATTTTTTCCTCATGCTGATGCACCATCCCGCGCGAGCGGAATGTGGCCATTGCCTTGCGCAGCTGATTGGCCTCTTCCGGCGAGAATTTGGCCGCATCCATGGCGATTTTCATCGCCTGTTCCTGAAAGATCGGCACGCCGAAGGTGCGCCCCAGAATCGAGGAAAGCTCGTCTGCCGGTCCGTGTTCCGGCGCCGGCCCCGGCAAATCGAAGCCGGGCTTACCTTCCCGCGCCAGCTTGCGATGCCGGAGGTAGGGGTGAACCATGTCGCCCTGAATCGGGCCGGGCCGCACGATGGCCACTTCCACCACCAGATCGTAGAATTTGCGCGGCCGCAGGCGTGGCAACATGCTCATCTGCGCCCGGCTTTCCACCTGGAACACGCCGATAGAATCCGCCTTGCACAGCATGTCGTAAACCACCGGATCTTCGCCCGGGATCGTCGCAAGGGTGAGATCGCGCCCATGATGGCGGCGCAAGAGGTCCAGCGCCTTGCGGATACAGGTGAGCATACCCAGCGCCAGCACATCCACCTTGAAGATGCCCAGTTCCTCTATGTCGTCCTTGTCCCATTCGATGAAACTGCGATCGGGCATGGCGCCATTGCCGATGGGCACGGTTTCGGTCAGCAGATCGTTCGTGAGGATGAAGCCGCCAACATGCTGCGAAAGGTGGCGCGGCATGCCGATCATCTGTTCGGTCAGCGCCAGAACCCGCTTGAGATGCGGGTCCGAAAGGTCCAGCCCCGTCTCGCGCGCGGCATGGTCTTCAGAGATTTCCTGGCCGTAACTGCCCCACACAGTGCGGGCCAGCGCGCCGGTGACATCCTCGGAAAGGCCCATTGCCTTGCCGACTTCGCGGATCGCCATGCGCGGGCGGTAATGGATCACCGTAGCGCACAGCCCGGCATGATCCCGCCCATATTCCTGATAGATGTGCTGGATCACTTCCTCGCGCCGCTCATGCTCGAAATCGACGTCAATGTCGGGCGGCTCGTTACGTTCTTCGGACAGGAAGCGATCGAACAGCAACTGATGCTCGGCCGGATTGACCGAGGTGATCTCCAGACAATAGCACACCGCCGAATTCGCGGCCGATCCACGGCCCTGGCACAATATCGGCGGATCGCAGGAACGCGCGAAATCCACGATCTCCTTGATGGTCAGGAAATAGCGCGCAAGGTCCAGCTTGCCGATCAGCGCCAGTTCCTTGTCGATGGTTTTGCGCACGGCATCCGGCACACCTTCGGGATAGCGCCCTGCCGCCCCTGCCCAGGTGAGCACTTCCAGTTGCTGCTGCGGCGTGCGTCCTTCGGGATAGATCCGTTCGGGATAGACATATCGCAGCTCTTCCAGGCTGAACCGGCAGGCATCGGCCACTTGCCGCGCGGCTTCGATGGCATGGGGCCAGCGTTCGAACAGCTTCACCATTTCCGCCGGGCCCTTGAGGTGCCGCTCTGCATTGGCGTGGAGAAGGTATCCCGCCTGCGCCACGGTGGTCTTGTGGCGGATCGCCGTCATCACGTCCTGCAGGGGGCGGCGTTCGGGCACGTGATAATGGACATCGTTGGTGGCGAGTAGGCCAAGGCCATTCTCCCGCGCCAACCCGTCGAGCCGCTCGATCTGGGCCACATCGTCCCCGCGATAGAGATAGCTCGCCGCGATATGGCGCAGGGTAGGCAGCCGGGTAGCGAGATGGGGGAGGATTTCCTCCAGGGCTCCACAAGGCGGCAGCGGGGAAACGAGGCGGAGATTGGATGATCCGCTTTTACCTTCGTCATCCCCGCCTGCGCGGGAATGGCGAGATAGATCGAAGGTTTGAGAAATATCCTCCGGCGGCAGCAGGATCAGCTGCACGCCCTCGCTATGCTCCACCAGCATGGGAAGCGTGATCTCGCACACGC from the Erythrobacter sp. SG61-1L genome contains:
- a CDS encoding error-prone DNA polymerase — protein: MPDKPLTPPRPHVSPGPEGIRPPARAPFVELGLVSCFSFLRGASNPVDLVMAARRLGYDAIGIADANSMAGVVRIHTEAKALMLRPVIGCRIETVEGLAFLAYPTDRAAYGRLCRLISAGRMGTLDGGWQAKGVCEITLPMLVEHSEGVQLILLPPEDISQTFDLSRHSRAGGDDEGKSGSSNLRLVSPLPPCGALEEILPHLATRLPTLRHIAASYLYRGDDVAQIERLDGLARENGLGLLATNDVHYHVPERRPLQDVMTAIRHKTTVAQAGYLLHANAERHLKGPAEMVKLFERWPHAIEAARQVADACRFSLEELRYVYPERIYPEGRTPQQQLEVLTWAGAAGRYPEGVPDAVRKTIDKELALIGKLDLARYFLTIKEIVDFARSCDPPILCQGRGSAANSAVCYCLEITSVNPAEHQLLFDRFLSEERNEPPDIDVDFEHERREEVIQHIYQEYGRDHAGLCATVIHYRPRMAIREVGKAMGLSEDVTGALARTVWGSYGQEISEDHAARETGLDLSDPHLKRVLALTEQMIGMPRHLSQHVGGFILTNDLLTETVPIGNGAMPDRSFIEWDKDDIEELGIFKVDVLALGMLTCIRKALDLLRRHHGRDLTLATIPGEDPVVYDMLCKADSIGVFQVESRAQMSMLPRLRPRKFYDLVVEVAIVRPGPIQGDMVHPYLRHRKLAREGKPGFDLPGPAPEHGPADELSSILGRTFGVPIFQEQAMKIAMDAAKFSPEEANQLRKAMATFRSRGMVHQHEEKMVGRMVSRGYDPEFAQRCFNQIKGFGEYGFPESHAASFALLVYASSWLKCHYPAAFAAALLNSQPMGFYAPAQIVRDARDHGVTVLPVDVNCSEWDCTLEEAGGRIALRLGLLQVDGFPEHAAAKLVGARAEGGAFRDVAELRERAGLIPAQVERLASADCFGSLALPRRQALWDARTLVSAPELPLFAAMAARDEGAERNVTHLPAMPLSEEVVADYQTQRLSLKAHPLSFLRPLLQDRGFQTCADLRARRQRSTVQLAGVVLIRQRPGSAKGVCFITIEDETGVANLVVWPDAMARFRPVIMGARLLEVRGRVEYDEDVIHVIVTHLADATGDLNRLSDDLLSPAVDRADHVNRPLQGSRGHHHAGHPRNARVIPKSRDFH